In Microbacterium foliorum, the following proteins share a genomic window:
- a CDS encoding DUF4406 domain-containing protein encodes MTTPLLILIAGPYRSGTGGDPALIARNLERLEEAAAPIHRLGHVPMIGEWVALPILRGIDEADVADGDVMYETAHRLLQHCDAVLRLPGDSAGADKDVEIALERGLPVYRSIDEIPAREIAAA; translated from the coding sequence ATGACAACTCCACTCCTGATTCTGATCGCCGGCCCCTACCGCTCGGGCACCGGCGGCGACCCCGCCCTCATCGCCCGCAACCTCGAACGACTCGAAGAGGCTGCGGCGCCGATCCACCGTCTCGGTCACGTGCCGATGATCGGCGAGTGGGTCGCCCTGCCGATCCTCCGGGGGATCGACGAAGCGGATGTCGCCGATGGCGACGTCATGTACGAGACCGCGCACCGGCTGCTGCAGCACTGCGACGCGGTGCTGCGCCTGCCCGGCGACTCGGCGGGTGCCGACAAGGACGTCGAGATCGCCCTCGAGCGCGGCCTGCCCGTGTATCGGTCGATCGACGAGATCCCTGCGCGCGAGATCGCCGCGGCGTAG
- a CDS encoding suppressor of fused domain protein, which translates to MTDGLEFPRHVFDSLGADPIAWEDRIGGSIRVVEKRPAGGPITVMTSGVSLMPTDSGERVELAVEVLDGQQGAARVALGIVCDDIATNRRVPPVGAPWRNSESFLTGTRISAIMVSPSRWGASFDEVRSDEGALVGHVRTLRMLTDAEASFASAQGWEALVAAAGSVDALLDVTREDAVAAPGLKGNAPVFLSKLHAEHPPRWITFTGRDLQSVTGLESEEYMNDSANHEVWSVDSFVARFPWVADFVREARPGQTGLFTDASGAYVLEAD; encoded by the coding sequence ATGACCGATGGCCTGGAGTTTCCCCGACACGTCTTCGATTCGCTCGGTGCCGATCCCATCGCGTGGGAGGACCGCATCGGCGGGTCTATCCGCGTGGTCGAGAAGCGGCCGGCGGGCGGCCCCATCACGGTGATGACATCGGGCGTCTCCCTGATGCCGACCGACTCGGGCGAACGCGTCGAGCTGGCCGTCGAGGTGCTCGACGGCCAGCAGGGTGCGGCGCGGGTCGCACTCGGGATCGTCTGCGATGACATCGCGACGAACAGGCGGGTGCCTCCGGTGGGCGCCCCGTGGCGCAACAGCGAGTCCTTCCTCACCGGCACACGCATCTCGGCGATCATGGTGAGTCCGTCGCGATGGGGTGCATCCTTCGACGAGGTGCGGTCTGACGAAGGCGCGCTGGTCGGCCACGTGCGCACACTCCGGATGCTGACCGACGCCGAGGCGTCGTTCGCGTCAGCCCAGGGGTGGGAGGCGCTGGTCGCCGCGGCCGGATCCGTCGACGCGCTGCTCGACGTCACGCGAGAAGACGCCGTCGCAGCCCCGGGGTTGAAGGGCAACGCCCCGGTCTTCCTCTCGAAGCTGCATGCCGAGCACCCGCCGCGGTGGATCACGTTCACCGGGCGCGACCTGCAGTCTGTCACCGGGCTGGAGTCCGAGGAGTACATGAACGACTCGGCCAATCACGAGGTGTGGTCGGTCGACTCGTTCGTCGCCCGCTTCCCCTGGGTCGCGGACTTCGTACGCGAGGCGCGCCCCGGTCAGACCGGGCTGTTCACCGACGCATCCGGCGCCTATGTGCTCGAGGCGGACTGA